Proteins co-encoded in one Aquincola tertiaricarbonis genomic window:
- a CDS encoding GNAT family N-acetyltransferase, whose amino-acid sequence MSAFQVELHQDLAAIEALAPAWRQLSAGSPTALPFNDVDWVLAFWRHLARPGFVDQPCTPCVVTVHDHGRLAGIAVLRIETRTLPGTTVRVARWLAEGPSDYGDLLLERPSPVLVDALLEPLLQGPQACELLDLRECRGDSPVLPLLRTVLQQRCTRLQDTPDSDCRVVPAAASYTAYAEAQFSAKRRKDFRREWRRLQEDGRYACQMRHRLPDVGAWAAEAGDVQASHPAAGRDRPGEFNHLHFSAFLRELLRVGGERGWLRAAELRCEGRLEAYFLSWAYRGRYYVYNTAHRSEVQAVGGGKLVMLYMLQQLIDEGGGPVDFLRGAEAYKEVLSDAVVRNRRLQAVAPGARAAWAAKWWLDWLPRSAATPGRRDRVLQRLGRQGLQVTLADSAARLCHRLQQGVRCSGPRPPPE is encoded by the coding sequence ATGAGCGCATTCCAGGTTGAGCTGCACCAGGACCTGGCCGCCATCGAGGCGCTGGCGCCGGCCTGGCGGCAGCTGAGCGCCGGCTCGCCCACGGCGCTGCCGTTCAACGACGTGGACTGGGTGCTGGCCTTCTGGCGCCACCTGGCAAGGCCCGGCTTCGTCGATCAGCCGTGTACGCCTTGCGTGGTGACGGTGCACGACCATGGCCGGCTGGCCGGCATCGCCGTGTTGCGCATCGAGACGCGCACGCTGCCGGGCACCACGGTGCGCGTGGCCCGCTGGCTGGCCGAGGGCCCGTCCGACTACGGCGACCTGCTGCTCGAGCGGCCTTCGCCGGTGCTGGTGGATGCGCTGCTGGAGCCCCTGCTGCAGGGCCCGCAGGCCTGCGAGCTGCTGGACCTGCGCGAATGCCGCGGCGATTCGCCGGTGCTGCCGCTGCTGCGCACGGTGCTGCAGCAGCGCTGCACGCGCCTGCAGGACACGCCCGACAGCGACTGCCGCGTGGTGCCCGCCGCCGCCAGCTACACCGCTTATGCCGAAGCCCAGTTCAGCGCCAAGCGCCGCAAGGACTTCCGCCGCGAATGGCGGCGGCTGCAGGAAGACGGCCGTTATGCGTGCCAGATGCGCCATCGCCTGCCCGACGTCGGCGCCTGGGCGGCGGAGGCGGGTGACGTGCAGGCCTCGCACCCCGCGGCGGGCCGCGACCGGCCGGGCGAATTCAACCACCTGCACTTCAGCGCCTTCCTGCGTGAGCTGCTGCGCGTGGGCGGCGAGCGGGGCTGGCTGCGCGCGGCCGAACTGCGTTGCGAGGGCCGGCTGGAGGCCTACTTCCTGAGCTGGGCCTACCGCGGCCGCTACTACGTCTACAACACCGCCCACCGCAGCGAGGTGCAGGCCGTGGGCGGCGGCAAGCTGGTGATGCTGTACATGCTGCAGCAGCTGATCGACGAAGGCGGCGGGCCGGTGGACTTTCTGCGCGGGGCCGAGGCCTACAAGGAGGTGCTCAGCGACGCGGTGGTGCGCAACCGCCGGCTGCAGGCCGTGGCCCCCGGCGCCCGCGCCGCCTGGGCCGCCAAGTGGTGGCTGGACTGGCTGCCGCGCAGCGCCGCCACGCCGGGCCGCCGCGACCGGGTGCTGCAGCGCCTGGGCCGTCAAGGCCTGCAAGTCACACTGGCCGACAGCGCCGCCCGCTTGTGTCACCGCTTGCAACAGGGCGTGCGATGCTCGGGCCCTCGCCCACCCCCGGAATGA
- a CDS encoding NAD(P)-dependent oxidoreductase: MEDGIAPLGFIGLGVMGEPMALNLARGGRRLLVWNRSPGKGEALLAHGAQRLVSPAAVFAGAPIVITMLASEAALDEALQRGTPAFAAMLRGRLLVNMATTSPGYSQGLQADVQAAGGRFVEAPVSGSRKPAEAGQLVGMLAGDAQDVAQVQPLLAPVCKQVFACGAVPSALLMKLSVNLFLITMVTGLCESFHFAQRQGLDTELLRQVLDAGPMASMVSQMKLAKLVAQDFSVQASVRDVLMNSQLVAAQARAAQLPSPLLDQAHALFQQAFDQGQGALDMVAVVQAIAALNPPPRA; the protein is encoded by the coding sequence ATGGAAGACGGCATTGCACCCCTGGGCTTCATCGGCCTGGGCGTGATGGGCGAGCCGATGGCGCTGAACCTGGCCCGTGGCGGCCGGCGGCTGCTGGTGTGGAACCGCTCGCCCGGCAAGGGCGAGGCGCTGCTGGCGCACGGCGCGCAGCGGCTGGTATCGCCGGCGGCGGTGTTCGCCGGGGCGCCCATCGTCATCACCATGCTGGCCAGCGAAGCGGCGCTGGACGAGGCGCTGCAGCGCGGCACGCCGGCCTTCGCGGCGATGCTGCGCGGCCGGCTGCTGGTGAATATGGCCACCACCTCGCCCGGCTACTCGCAGGGCCTGCAGGCCGATGTACAGGCCGCCGGCGGCCGCTTCGTGGAAGCACCCGTCTCCGGCTCGCGCAAGCCGGCCGAGGCGGGGCAACTGGTGGGCATGCTGGCGGGCGACGCCCAGGACGTGGCCCAGGTGCAGCCGCTGCTGGCGCCGGTGTGCAAGCAGGTGTTCGCCTGCGGCGCGGTGCCTTCGGCGCTGCTGATGAAGCTGTCGGTCAACCTCTTCCTCATCACCATGGTCACCGGGCTGTGCGAGAGCTTTCACTTCGCGCAGCGCCAGGGGCTGGACACCGAGCTGCTGCGCCAGGTGCTGGACGCCGGCCCGATGGCCAGCATGGTGTCGCAGATGAAGCTGGCCAAGCTGGTGGCGCAGGACTTCAGCGTGCAGGCCTCGGTGCGCGACGTGCTGATGAACAGCCAGCTGGTGGCCGCACAGGCACGGGCGGCGCAGCTGCCCAGCCCCCTGCTGGACCAGGCGCATGCCTTGTTCCAGCAGGCCTTCGACCAGGGCCAGGGCGCACTCGACATGGTGGCCGTGGTGCAGGCCATCGCCGCGCTCAACCCGCCGCCGCGCGCCTGA
- a CDS encoding PIG-L deacetylase family protein, protein MNLPAKATTLPTWRHLLARLGRELLRRVVADGLPPTVRRALRLQLQLAHASQQPAMVPAPAGRRVLVLAPHADDESLGCGGTLALAAQAGCSVRVLVLTDGRKGYDPARLPPGDEAARIGFEQALAAQRLQEATAACRCLGLPAPGCLGMPDGALDSAIGWALDPLSELLADWRPELIFAPFATDAHPDHMAAARLLARALARVLARHQLPADAQVWAYETWTPLPANTFVDIGASMAAKRAAIAAHASQMEGTDYLRVFEGLAAYRSLGAGRPGGQVEAFHRDTPAGYIDQVRRAAAG, encoded by the coding sequence ATGAACCTGCCCGCCAAAGCCACGACCCTGCCCACCTGGCGCCACCTGCTGGCGCGGCTGGGCCGCGAGCTGCTGCGCCGCGTGGTGGCCGATGGCCTGCCGCCCACCGTGCGGCGGGCGCTGCGGCTGCAGCTGCAGCTGGCGCATGCCAGCCAGCAGCCCGCCATGGTGCCGGCGCCCGCCGGCCGCCGCGTGCTGGTGCTGGCGCCGCATGCCGACGACGAAAGCCTGGGCTGCGGCGGCACGCTGGCGCTGGCGGCCCAGGCCGGTTGCAGCGTGCGCGTGCTGGTGCTCACCGATGGCCGCAAGGGCTACGACCCGGCCCGCCTGCCGCCGGGCGACGAAGCCGCACGCATCGGCTTCGAGCAGGCGCTGGCGGCGCAGCGGCTGCAGGAAGCCACGGCCGCCTGCCGCTGCCTGGGCCTGCCGGCGCCGGGCTGCCTGGGCATGCCCGACGGCGCGCTCGACTCGGCGATCGGCTGGGCGCTGGACCCGTTGTCGGAGCTGCTGGCCGACTGGCGGCCCGAGCTGATATTTGCCCCCTTCGCCACCGATGCGCACCCCGACCACATGGCCGCGGCCCGGCTGCTGGCGCGGGCGCTGGCCCGTGTGCTCGCCCGCCACCAGCTGCCGGCCGATGCGCAGGTATGGGCCTACGAAACCTGGACCCCGCTGCCGGCCAACACCTTCGTGGATATCGGCGCCAGCATGGCGGCCAAGCGCGCGGCCATCGCCGCCCATGCCTCGCAGATGGAAGGCACCGATTACCTGCGGGTGTTCGAGGGCCTGGCCGCCTACCGCTCACTGGGCGCGGGCCGCCCGGGCGGCCAGGTGGAAGCCTTCCACCGCGACACGCCTGCGGGCTACATCGACCAGGTCAGGCGCGCGGCGGCGGGTTGA
- a CDS encoding lamin tail domain-containing protein, with translation MKTTFSLLLALAAGTAQAAPSVAITEWMYKGGVGEFVEFTNLGSAPVSLVGWSFDDDSRLAGVLDLSAFGTLAAGESVLITETEADVFRADWGLAASVKVIGNYTNNLGNGDEINLFNASGALVDRLTYDKTTLVTSEVSGRPGSFTVLGANQVSGWVLSAVGDGEASWRSAAGSIGSPGRTQFASPVPEPETYALMLAGLAAVGWLARRRAA, from the coding sequence ATGAAAACGACCTTCTCCCTGCTGCTCGCCCTGGCCGCGGGCACCGCACAGGCCGCACCGTCCGTCGCCATCACCGAATGGATGTACAAGGGCGGCGTCGGCGAATTCGTCGAGTTCACCAACCTGGGCAGCGCACCCGTCAGCCTGGTCGGCTGGAGCTTCGACGACGACAGCCGCCTGGCCGGCGTGCTCGACCTGTCGGCCTTCGGTACCCTGGCGGCCGGCGAATCGGTGCTGATCACCGAGACCGAGGCCGACGTGTTCCGCGCCGATTGGGGGCTGGCGGCCAGCGTCAAGGTGATCGGCAACTACACCAACAACCTGGGCAACGGCGACGAGATCAACCTCTTCAACGCCAGCGGCGCGCTGGTGGACCGGCTGACCTACGACAAGACCACGCTGGTCACCAGCGAGGTCAGCGGCCGGCCGGGCAGCTTCACGGTGCTGGGCGCCAACCAGGTGTCGGGCTGGGTGTTGTCGGCCGTGGGCGATGGCGAAGCTTCCTGGCGCTCGGCCGCCGGCAGCATCGGCAGCCCGGGCCGCACCCAGTTCGCCAGCCCGGTGCCCGAGCCCGAAACCTATGCGCTGATGCTCGCCGGCCTTGCGGCCGTGGGCTGGCTGGCACGCCGCCGCGCAGCTTGA
- a CDS encoding SdiA-regulated domain-containing protein, with protein sequence MKSRLSLSALAAGALLAIGLAGPAAAAGLDLGRYSLSSTFALPTSTASESSAITWNWDSDTLFVLGDEGDHITELSRSGQVLGSMALSGFNDTEALTYTGNGRFVIGEERLQDVYQLSYQAGATVARGSLKSVSLGPTVGNVGLEGISYDRSNGQFVTVKEKSPQAVQFGSIDFDNGTHTMTSLFTPNLGVLDLADVQVLPGSGNLLVFSQESSRLLEVSRSGVVLSSLDFSALSGSTEGVTITADGTIYLTDETPNVYVFSAAPVPEPETYALMLAGLAALAWLTRRHGA encoded by the coding sequence ATGAAATCACGCTTGTCCCTTTCCGCGCTGGCCGCGGGCGCCCTGCTCGCCATCGGTCTGGCCGGCCCTGCCGCGGCGGCCGGGCTGGACCTGGGCCGCTATAGCCTGTCCAGCACCTTCGCGCTGCCCACCAGCACCGCGTCGGAGTCGTCGGCCATCACCTGGAACTGGGACAGCGACACGCTGTTCGTGCTGGGTGACGAAGGCGACCACATCACCGAGCTGAGCCGCAGCGGCCAGGTGCTGGGCAGCATGGCGCTCAGCGGCTTCAACGACACCGAAGCCCTCACCTACACCGGCAATGGCCGCTTCGTCATCGGCGAAGAACGCCTGCAGGACGTCTACCAGCTCAGCTACCAGGCCGGCGCCACGGTGGCGCGCGGCTCGCTGAAGTCGGTGTCCCTGGGCCCGACCGTGGGCAACGTGGGGCTGGAAGGCATCTCCTACGACCGCAGCAACGGCCAGTTCGTGACGGTGAAGGAGAAAAGCCCGCAGGCGGTGCAGTTCGGCAGCATCGACTTCGACAACGGCACCCACACGATGACCTCGCTGTTCACGCCCAACCTGGGCGTGCTCGACCTGGCCGACGTACAGGTGCTGCCCGGCAGCGGCAACCTGCTGGTCTTCAGCCAGGAATCGAGCCGGCTGCTGGAGGTGTCGCGCAGCGGCGTGGTGCTCAGCAGCCTGGACTTCAGCGCCCTCAGCGGCAGCACCGAAGGCGTGACCATCACCGCCGACGGCACCATCTATCTGACCGACGAGACGCCCAACGTCTATGTCTTCAGCGCCGCGCCGGTGCCTGAGCCCGAGACCTATGCACTGATGCTGGCCGGCCTGGCCGCGTTGGCCTGGCTGACGCGCCGCCACGGCGCCTGA